A stretch of Bradyrhizobium sp. CCBAU 53338 DNA encodes these proteins:
- the thrS gene encoding threonine--tRNA ligase has translation MSEQPKSESGFQYSLSNLKPVTPAAKVTLTFPDGAQRQYDKSITGLDIAKGISPSLAKRTVAMALDGELADLNDPIEADAKIELVNRDDPRALELIRHDCAHVLAEAVQSLWPGTQVTIGPVIENGFYYDFFRNEPFTPDDFAAIEKKMREIIARDKPFTKEVWDREKTKQVFRDKGEAFKVELVDAIPGNEPIKIYYQGDWFDLCRGPHMTSTGKVGGAFKLMKVAGAYWRGDSNNPMLTRIYGTAFAKQEDLDAYLRQIEEAEKRDHRKLGRELDLFHFQEEGPGVVFWHPKGWTIFQQLIAYMRRRLTGDYSEVNAPQILDKVLWETSGHWGWYRENMFAAQSAGDEAEDKRWFALKPMNCPGHVQIFKHGLKSYRDLPLRLAEFGVVHRYEPSGAMHGLMRVRGFTQDDAHIFCTEDQLAEECLKINDLILSTYADFGFTGDLTVKLSTRPEKRVGTDAMWDHAERVMATVLREIQSQNNHIKTEINPGEGAFYGPKFEYVLRDAIGRDWQCGTTQVDFNLPERFGAFYIDHDGGKKPPVMVHRAICGSMERYIGILIEHYAGNFPLWLSPVQAVVTTITSEGDEYAKVVLEQARRAGLRVEIDLRNEKINYKVREHSLAKIPALLVVGKKEAETHSVSVRRLGSDGQKVMTTEEAIAALVDEATPPDVRRARGAV, from the coding sequence ATGTCCGAACAGCCCAAATCCGAATCCGGCTTCCAATATTCCCTCAGCAACCTGAAGCCCGTGACCCCTGCAGCCAAAGTCACCCTCACCTTCCCCGACGGCGCCCAGCGCCAATATGACAAGAGCATCACCGGCCTCGACATCGCCAAGGGCATCTCGCCCTCGCTGGCCAAGCGCACGGTCGCGATGGCGCTCGACGGCGAGCTCGCCGATCTCAACGATCCAATCGAGGCCGACGCGAAGATCGAGCTCGTCAACCGCGACGATCCGCGCGCGCTCGAATTGATCCGCCACGACTGCGCCCACGTGCTGGCGGAAGCCGTGCAATCGCTGTGGCCGGGCACGCAGGTGACCATCGGCCCGGTGATCGAGAACGGCTTCTATTACGATTTCTTCCGCAACGAGCCGTTCACGCCGGACGATTTTGCCGCGATCGAAAAGAAGATGCGCGAGATCATCGCGCGCGACAAACCCTTCACGAAAGAGGTTTGGGATCGCGAAAAGACCAAGCAGGTGTTCCGCGACAAGGGCGAGGCCTTCAAGGTCGAGCTGGTCGATGCCATTCCCGGCAACGAGCCGATCAAGATCTACTACCAGGGCGACTGGTTCGATCTCTGCCGCGGCCCGCACATGACCTCGACCGGCAAGGTCGGAGGCGCCTTCAAGCTGATGAAGGTGGCCGGTGCCTATTGGCGCGGCGACAGCAACAACCCGATGCTGACGCGCATCTACGGCACGGCCTTCGCCAAGCAGGAGGACCTCGACGCTTACCTCAGGCAGATCGAGGAAGCCGAGAAGCGCGACCATCGCAAGCTCGGACGCGAGCTCGACCTCTTCCACTTCCAGGAGGAAGGTCCTGGTGTCGTGTTCTGGCACCCCAAGGGCTGGACCATCTTCCAGCAGCTGATCGCCTATATGCGCCGCCGCCTGACCGGCGATTACAGCGAGGTCAACGCACCGCAGATCCTCGACAAGGTGCTGTGGGAGACCTCCGGCCATTGGGGCTGGTACCGCGAAAACATGTTCGCGGCGCAGTCCGCCGGCGACGAGGCCGAGGACAAGCGCTGGTTTGCGCTGAAGCCGATGAACTGCCCCGGTCACGTCCAGATCTTCAAGCACGGCCTGAAGAGCTACCGCGACCTGCCCTTGCGCCTCGCCGAGTTCGGCGTGGTACATCGCTACGAGCCGTCGGGCGCCATGCACGGCCTGATGCGCGTGCGCGGCTTCACCCAGGACGACGCACACATCTTCTGCACCGAGGACCAGCTCGCCGAGGAGTGCCTGAAGATCAACGATCTCATCCTGTCGACCTATGCGGATTTCGGCTTCACCGGCGATCTCACGGTGAAACTCTCCACGCGGCCGGAAAAACGCGTCGGCACGGACGCGATGTGGGATCACGCCGAACGCGTGATGGCGACTGTGCTGCGCGAGATCCAGTCGCAGAACAACCATATCAAGACCGAGATCAATCCGGGCGAAGGCGCCTTCTACGGGCCGAAGTTCGAATATGTGCTGCGCGACGCCATCGGCCGCGACTGGCAGTGCGGCACCACGCAGGTCGACTTCAACCTGCCGGAGCGGTTCGGCGCGTTCTACATCGACCATGACGGCGGCAAGAAACCGCCTGTCATGGTTCACCGCGCGATCTGCGGCTCGATGGAGCGCTACATCGGCATCCTGATCGAGCACTATGCCGGCAACTTCCCGCTCTGGCTCTCGCCGGTACAGGCGGTGGTCACGACCATCACCTCGGAGGGCGACGAATACGCCAAGGTGGTGCTGGAGCAGGCCCGGCGCGCCGGACTTCGCGTCGAGATTGATCTGCGCAACGAAAAGATCAACTACAAGGTCCGCGAACACTCGCTGGCCAAGATCCCGGCGCTGCTCGTGGTCGGCAAGAAAGAGGCCGAGACGCACTCGGTCTCGGTCCGCCGGCTCGGCAGCGACGGCCAGAAGGTCATGACGACGGAGGAGGCAATCGCCGCCCTCGTCGACGAAGCGACCCCGCCGGATGTCCGGCGGGCGCGCGGCGCGGTCTGA
- a CDS encoding MFS transporter gives MENSRADRLTPTALMLGNLVTGCSVLAPAGMLPELSEGLGISVRTAGLLITFGAITLCIGSPVTAWLTSRIERRLLLTATLAVLALGNLASAFAPDYASLLVIRLVMLAVGALYTPQAAGTAALIVPAERRGSTIAYIFLGWSLAAAVGLPLITFIASRYGWRAAYGEIGALGCVSFLLLLVCLPAGLKGTPVDLKTWREVGRSKAILLLLAITMLQMSGQFAVFTFMGPLLKKLIDASPDAIGLVFGIYGVCGFLGVVVASRIVDTWGPYRTSLLFTSLLLAGIAGWALSAGTLVLMAVGVAIWGLGFASTNSMQQVRLVAAAPPLAPATVALNTSVLYIGQAIGSAVGGLLFARDLLHSTGFVAVGFVVLALVLVVASRPRPAAAVPG, from the coding sequence ATGGAAAATTCGCGCGCCGACCGCCTCACGCCCACAGCCCTGATGCTTGGCAATCTCGTCACCGGCTGCTCGGTGCTGGCGCCGGCGGGGATGCTGCCTGAATTGTCGGAGGGGCTCGGCATCAGCGTGCGCACCGCCGGGCTGCTCATCACCTTCGGCGCGATCACGCTGTGCATCGGCTCGCCGGTGACGGCGTGGTTGACGAGCCGCATCGAACGGCGGCTCCTGCTGACCGCCACGCTTGCCGTGCTCGCCCTCGGCAATCTCGCTTCTGCCTTCGCGCCCGATTACGCAAGCCTCCTCGTCATCCGCCTCGTGATGCTCGCTGTCGGCGCGCTGTACACGCCGCAGGCCGCGGGCACCGCGGCGCTGATCGTGCCGGCGGAGCGGCGCGGCAGCACGATTGCCTATATCTTCCTTGGCTGGTCGCTCGCTGCCGCCGTCGGCCTTCCGCTGATCACCTTCATCGCCAGCCGCTATGGCTGGCGCGCCGCCTATGGCGAGATCGGCGCGCTCGGTTGCGTCAGCTTCCTGTTGTTGCTGGTGTGCCTGCCGGCCGGCCTGAAGGGCACGCCGGTCGACCTGAAGACGTGGCGCGAGGTCGGCCGCAGCAAGGCGATCCTGCTGTTGCTCGCGATCACGATGCTACAGATGTCCGGCCAGTTCGCGGTATTCACCTTCATGGGTCCGCTGCTCAAGAAGCTGATCGACGCAAGCCCGGACGCGATCGGACTGGTGTTCGGCATCTACGGCGTGTGCGGTTTTCTCGGCGTTGTGGTCGCGAGCCGTATCGTCGACACTTGGGGGCCATACCGGACCTCGCTGCTCTTCACGAGCCTGTTACTGGCGGGCATTGCCGGCTGGGCGCTGAGCGCAGGCACGCTTGTGCTGATGGCGGTCGGGGTTGCGATCTGGGGACTGGGATTTGCCTCGACCAATTCGATGCAGCAGGTGCGGCTGGTCGCGGCCGCACCGCCGCTTGCGCCCGCAACCGTCGCGCTCAATACGTCAGTCCTTTATATCGGCCAGGCCATCGGTTCTGCCGTCGGAGGGCTGCTGTTTGCCCGCGATCTGCTCCACAGCACAGGCTTCGTGGCGGTCGGTTTCGTCGTTCTGGCGCTGGTCCTGGTGGTTGCGAGCCGGCCCCGGCCGGCGGCCGCCGTCCCGGGTTGA
- a CDS encoding GrlR family regulatory protein: MRQGLYKVDFHTVHGTGCGVVYVTDGKMRGGNSAFAFIGTYTGQGDSIKVKISTERYNDDPSFKALFGIDRITLTLAGREDGDTAEFEGTALQVPGVAFRAVLSRLSD; encoded by the coding sequence GTGCGTCAGGGACTCTACAAGGTCGACTTCCACACCGTTCACGGGACCGGCTGCGGCGTCGTCTACGTGACTGACGGCAAGATGCGCGGCGGCAATTCGGCCTTCGCCTTCATCGGCACCTATACCGGCCAAGGCGACAGCATCAAGGTCAAGATCTCGACCGAGCGCTACAACGACGACCCGTCGTTCAAGGCTCTGTTCGGCATCGACCGGATCACGCTGACGCTCGCCGGTCGCGAGGACGGCGACACGGCGGAGTTCGAAGGCACCGCGCTGCAAGTGCCGGGCGTTGCCTTCAGGGCCGTATTGAGCCGGCTCAGCGATTAG
- a CDS encoding alpha/beta hydrolase, with protein MRADRTKASGARGRALRIALVSGLVPLSLTLVQCGQSPNPTALAAGSQANVQVIGKTNPQVASRQVTSGDTFDDRFPAPQFKERFPSASESFLQRQMSDFSPKRAVQQPPKPEQAPYKVASLAPQVPYQRPQREDLTTLVSMKSSAFPYFGNNPASDAPFLNISKGERRGHRSYSGRVFWQDETYNDSRVLVHVPEHFDVRKPGVIVVFFHGNGATLERDVRDRQLVPKQITDSGANAVLLAPQMAVDAADSSAGKFWQPGGLKRFMEESASHLARLTGDPNSARAFANMPIVIVGYSGGFLPTAWSLEVGGISDRVRGVVLLDAVYGEMDKFASWIESHRSGFFVSSYTHYTARRDHELMSMLRQKGISVSEDMDGPLRPGSVVFVETGDGITHRDYVNRAWTQYPLKDVLVKMSATPALALTRVAATSPSASSR; from the coding sequence ATGCGTGCTGACCGGACCAAGGCGTCCGGCGCGCGTGGTCGTGCGCTTCGGATCGCCCTTGTCTCAGGCTTGGTGCCCCTCTCGCTCACGCTGGTTCAATGCGGCCAGTCACCCAATCCGACGGCGCTCGCCGCGGGCTCGCAGGCCAATGTCCAGGTCATTGGCAAGACCAATCCCCAAGTCGCCAGCCGGCAAGTCACAAGCGGCGACACGTTCGACGATCGCTTCCCCGCCCCGCAATTCAAGGAACGCTTTCCCTCGGCGAGCGAGAGTTTCCTGCAGCGGCAGATGTCGGACTTCTCGCCCAAGCGCGCCGTGCAGCAACCACCCAAGCCCGAGCAGGCACCCTACAAGGTCGCGTCGCTCGCGCCGCAGGTCCCCTACCAGCGTCCGCAGCGCGAAGACCTAACGACCCTCGTCAGCATGAAGTCCTCGGCCTTCCCCTATTTCGGCAACAATCCCGCCTCCGACGCGCCCTTCCTCAACATCTCCAAGGGCGAGCGCCGCGGCCACCGCAGCTATTCGGGACGTGTATTCTGGCAGGACGAAACCTACAACGACAGTCGCGTGCTGGTGCACGTCCCCGAGCACTTCGACGTGCGCAAGCCTGGCGTGATCGTGGTGTTCTTCCACGGCAATGGCGCGACGCTGGAGCGCGACGTGCGCGACCGCCAACTGGTGCCCAAGCAGATCACCGATTCCGGCGCCAATGCCGTGCTGCTCGCGCCGCAGATGGCGGTCGATGCCGCAGACTCCAGCGCCGGAAAATTCTGGCAGCCCGGCGGCCTCAAGCGCTTCATGGAGGAATCGGCGAGCCACCTTGCCCGTCTCACCGGCGACCCCAACAGCGCGCGGGCCTTCGCCAACATGCCGATCGTGATCGTCGGGTATAGCGGCGGCTTCCTGCCGACGGCCTGGAGCCTCGAGGTCGGCGGCATCAGCGATCGCGTCCGCGGCGTCGTGCTGCTCGATGCGGTTTATGGCGAGATGGACAAGTTCGCGTCCTGGATCGAGAGCCACCGCTCCGGCTTCTTCGTCAGTTCCTACACGCACTACACTGCACGGCGCGACCACGAATTGATGAGCATGCTCAGGCAAAAGGGCATCAGCGTCTCCGAAGACATGGATGGACCCTTGCGTCCCGGAAGCGTGGTGTTCGTGGAAACCGGCGACGGCATCACCCATCGCGACTACGTCAACCGCGCGTGGACGCAGTACCCGCTCAAGGACGTTCTTGTGAAGATGTCGGCCACGCCGGCGCTGGCGCTGACGCGCGTCGCAGCCACCAGCCCTTCGGCATCGAGCCGCTGA
- a CDS encoding APC family permease: MTASDAGTAPWTGRLTGGSGVSVLVATAIVVADMIGVGVFTSLGFQVKDLPSGFSILALWTVGGIVALCGVFSYSELGAMFPRSSGEYNFLGRTYHPAFGFLAGWVSATVGFAAPVALAAMAFGEYAKSVVPEVPPIPLAIGVVWLVSIVQLTGVRHSSTFQLISTILKVVLIVAFLVAGFIIGTPQPISFAPQAGDLAHIVSAPFAIGLVFVMYSFSGWNAATYIIGEMNTPQQSLPRALLAGTLIVLVLYVALNAVFLYATPIDALAGQLDVASVAGSAIFGSLGGRIVGAMICVGLISSISAMMWIGPRVMMTMGEDIPALRVFSKRSVRGAPAYAILFQLAVANLLLFTRSFEAVLDFIQFALLFCSFFTVAGVIKLRITDPDLPRPYRAWGYPFTPLVFLLVTASMMYYLLTERPVQSLSGMFVMLAGLLIYAVFRRRPVAASTLHDRE, translated from the coding sequence ATGACGGCATCAGATGCGGGAACTGCGCCCTGGACCGGGCGGTTGACCGGAGGCTCCGGAGTTTCCGTTCTGGTCGCAACCGCGATCGTCGTGGCCGACATGATCGGGGTGGGCGTCTTCACCAGCCTCGGCTTCCAGGTCAAGGATCTTCCCTCGGGCTTCTCGATCCTGGCGCTATGGACGGTCGGCGGCATTGTCGCGCTGTGCGGCGTGTTCTCCTATAGCGAACTGGGCGCAATGTTTCCGCGCTCGAGCGGCGAGTACAATTTCCTCGGCCGCACCTATCATCCGGCGTTCGGTTTTCTCGCCGGCTGGGTCTCGGCGACGGTGGGTTTCGCTGCACCCGTGGCGCTCGCGGCCATGGCTTTCGGCGAATATGCCAAGTCCGTCGTGCCCGAAGTGCCGCCGATCCCGCTCGCCATCGGCGTGGTGTGGCTGGTGTCGATCGTGCAACTGACCGGCGTCAGGCACTCCTCGACCTTCCAGTTGATCTCGACCATCCTCAAGGTCGTGCTGATCGTCGCTTTCCTCGTTGCGGGCTTCATCATCGGCACGCCGCAGCCGATCTCCTTTGCGCCGCAGGCGGGCGATCTCGCCCATATCGTGAGCGCGCCTTTCGCGATCGGGCTCGTCTTCGTGATGTACTCGTTCTCGGGCTGGAATGCTGCGACCTACATCATCGGCGAGATGAACACGCCGCAGCAGAGTCTGCCTCGCGCGCTGCTTGCGGGCACGCTGATCGTGCTGGTGCTGTATGTCGCGCTCAACGCGGTGTTCCTCTACGCGACGCCGATCGACGCCCTGGCCGGCCAGCTCGACGTCGCGAGCGTGGCCGGCAGTGCCATTTTCGGGTCGCTCGGCGGCCGGATCGTCGGCGCCATGATCTGCGTCGGCCTGATTTCCTCGATCAGTGCAATGATGTGGATCGGCCCGCGCGTGATGATGACGATGGGGGAAGACATCCCGGCGCTGCGCGTGTTCTCGAAGCGATCGGTGCGCGGCGCGCCGGCCTACGCCATCCTGTTCCAGCTCGCGGTCGCCAACCTGCTGCTGTTCACGCGCAGCTTCGAGGCGGTGCTCGACTTCATCCAGTTCGCGCTGTTGTTCTGTTCGTTCTTCACGGTCGCCGGCGTCATCAAGCTGCGCATCACCGATCCCGATTTGCCGAGGCCCTATCGCGCCTGGGGATACCCTTTCACGCCGCTCGTTTTCCTGCTCGTGACCGCATCCATGATGTACTACCTCTTGACCGAGCGGCCGGTGCAGTCGCTGTCGGGGATGTTCGTCATGCTTGCGGGCCTGTTGATTTATGCTGTTTTCCGCAGGCGGCCGGTCGCCGCTTCTACGTTACATGATCGCGAATAG
- the yidD gene encoding membrane protein insertion efficiency factor YidD produces MKHTTCEHCSAPVAEALRLPRRFGRALIWLYRHTLSPLVGYNCRHLPTCSVYGDEAIERFGLWAGGWMTLARLLRCNPFGTSGIDNVPLTVPKGARWYLPWRYARWRGVNAS; encoded by the coding sequence ATGAAGCACACAACCTGCGAGCACTGTTCCGCTCCCGTTGCCGAAGCGCTGCGGCTGCCCCGCAGATTCGGTCGCGCGCTGATCTGGCTCTATCGCCATACGCTGTCGCCATTGGTGGGTTACAACTGCCGCCATCTGCCCACCTGCTCCGTGTATGGCGACGAAGCGATCGAGCGGTTTGGCCTCTGGGCAGGGGGCTGGATGACGCTCGCGCGTCTGCTGCGCTGCAATCCCTTTGGCACCTCGGGCATCGACAACGTGCCTCTCACCGTGCCCAAAGGTGCGCGCTGGTATCTGCCATGGCGTTACGCGCGCTGGCGCGGCGTCAATGCGTCCTAG
- a CDS encoding iron-sulfur cluster assembly scaffold protein: protein MLNDIYNKRIIELAGNIPRLGRLPDPDASATAHSKLCGSTVKIDLKMEGDTVTDFAHDVKACALGQASSSIMASHVVGSTASELRELRDTVRKMLKENGAPPEGKWEEIKFLEPVREYKARHASTLLTFDAVVDAIGQIEAKAKQPATA, encoded by the coding sequence ATGCTGAACGACATCTATAACAAGCGGATCATCGAGTTGGCCGGGAATATTCCGCGCCTCGGGCGGTTGCCGGATCCCGACGCAAGCGCCACCGCCCACTCCAAATTGTGCGGCTCGACCGTGAAGATCGACCTCAAGATGGAGGGCGATACCGTCACCGACTTCGCACATGACGTGAAGGCCTGCGCTTTGGGACAGGCCTCTTCATCCATCATGGCAAGTCACGTGGTCGGCTCGACTGCTAGCGAACTCCGTGAGTTACGCGACACCGTTCGCAAGATGCTCAAGGAGAATGGCGCACCTCCTGAAGGCAAATGGGAAGAGATCAAATTCCTCGAGCCGGTCCGCGAGTACAAGGCGCGCCACGCCTCGACGCTCCTGACCTTCGATGCCGTGGTCGACGCAATCGGCCAGATCGAGGCCAAGGCGAAGCAGCCGGCCACCGCGTAA
- the folE gene encoding GTP cyclohydrolase I FolE, whose product MDAAIKSIRPSKPTDKQVESRPAELDPAEFLAAAVRADQPRPARAEAEAAVKTLLAYIGENTQREGLLDTPRRVVEAFDELYQGYHQCPAEVLDRTFGETAGYDDFVLVRDIEFTSQCEHHMMPFYGKAHIAYTPVERVVGLSKLARLTDIFARRLQTQEHLTAQIAAAIDEILKPRGVAVLIEAEHTCMSVRGVAKHGASTFTSRYTGMFRDNPAEQARFLSMVRGVTR is encoded by the coding sequence ATGGACGCTGCCATCAAATCCATTCGCCCCAGCAAGCCCACTGACAAGCAGGTTGAGAGCCGCCCGGCGGAGCTCGATCCTGCCGAATTCCTCGCGGCCGCCGTCCGCGCCGACCAGCCGCGCCCGGCGCGCGCCGAGGCGGAAGCCGCGGTGAAAACACTTCTCGCCTATATCGGGGAGAACACCCAGCGCGAGGGCCTGCTCGACACGCCGCGCCGCGTCGTCGAGGCCTTCGACGAGCTCTATCAGGGCTATCACCAATGCCCGGCCGAGGTGCTCGACCGCACGTTCGGCGAGACCGCCGGCTATGACGACTTCGTGCTGGTCCGTGACATCGAGTTCACCTCGCAGTGCGAGCATCACATGATGCCGTTCTACGGCAAGGCGCACATCGCCTACACGCCGGTGGAACGCGTCGTCGGCCTGTCGAAGCTCGCGCGCCTGACCGATATCTTCGCCCGACGGCTCCAGACCCAGGAGCATTTGACGGCGCAGATCGCAGCCGCGATCGACGAGATCCTGAAGCCACGCGGCGTTGCCGTCCTGATCGAGGCCGAGCATACCTGTATGTCGGTGCGTGGCGTCGCCAAGCATGGCGCTTCCACCTTCACCAGCCGCTACACGGGCATGTTCCGCGACAATCCGGCGGAGCAGGCCCGTTTCCTGTCCATGGTGCGAGGCGTCACGCGCTGA
- the hisI gene encoding phosphoribosyl-AMP cyclohydrolase, with protein MSAHSHEIEEGLAFLPKFDAAGLVTVVATDVATGDVLMVAHMNDEALRRTIATGEAWYFSRSRNALWRKGETSGQTQRVVEIRTDCDQDAVWLRVEQTGAACHTGRRSCFYRKVEAEGGGAKLVFVDADRLFDPDAVYRK; from the coding sequence GTGTCCGCTCACTCCCACGAGATCGAGGAAGGCCTGGCCTTCCTCCCCAAGTTCGATGCCGCTGGCCTCGTGACGGTCGTCGCGACCGACGTCGCGACCGGCGACGTGCTCATGGTCGCGCACATGAACGACGAGGCGCTGCGCAGGACCATTGCGACCGGCGAAGCCTGGTACTTCAGCCGCTCGCGCAATGCCTTGTGGCGAAAAGGTGAGACCTCAGGTCAGACCCAACGCGTGGTCGAGATTCGCACCGACTGCGACCAGGATGCGGTCTGGCTTCGCGTCGAGCAGACTGGTGCTGCCTGCCACACCGGCCGCCGATCCTGCTTCTACCGCAAGGTCGAGGCCGAGGGCGGCGGTGCGAAGCTGGTGTTTGTCGATGCCGACAGGCTGTTCGACCCGGACGCGGTCTACAGGAAATAG
- a CDS encoding lytic transglycosylase domain-containing protein: MSVDNSSASQTTATEGARRVAGAIRQASNQTGVSFEYMLTTAKMESDFDPSAGATTSSAHGLYQFIDQTWLGTVKEAGTQLGYGNYADAITRTSSGTYTVDDPFMKRSIMKLRDDPEAASSMAAALTQSNSFKLTGLIGRRPSDSELYMAHFMGVGGAAKLIANAEDNPQAVGARLFPNAASANRSIFYAKDGRARSVSEVYSVLNARYASASNAKSTRSAMAMYGDTPSTTQVAAANGVQPAAPMVNGAAYLQTFPDSRSVTPVSATPSTAVADSAPTAPAFRSIYQPGDATQPVSTTVQKLWGNNASLTSVASATPDVRPPQPLDLFSDRSGTFSS; encoded by the coding sequence ATGTCGGTCGACAATTCCAGTGCATCGCAGACGACCGCAACTGAAGGTGCGCGGCGCGTCGCGGGCGCGATCAGGCAGGCGTCGAACCAGACCGGCGTCAGCTTCGAATACATGCTGACGACCGCCAAGATGGAATCGGATTTCGATCCGTCGGCTGGCGCCACCACCTCGTCCGCCCACGGGCTCTACCAGTTCATCGACCAGACCTGGCTCGGCACGGTGAAGGAGGCGGGCACCCAGCTCGGCTATGGCAACTATGCCGACGCCATCACCAGGACGTCGTCAGGCACCTACACCGTCGACGATCCCTTCATGAAGCGCTCGATCATGAAGCTGCGTGACGATCCCGAAGCCGCATCCAGCATGGCGGCTGCGCTGACGCAGTCGAACAGCTTCAAGCTCACCGGTCTGATTGGCCGCCGGCCATCCGACAGCGAGCTCTACATGGCGCATTTCATGGGCGTCGGCGGTGCGGCGAAACTGATAGCCAATGCCGAGGACAATCCGCAAGCTGTTGGCGCTCGGCTGTTTCCCAATGCCGCCTCCGCGAACCGTTCGATCTTCTACGCCAAGGACGGGCGTGCGCGCAGCGTCTCCGAAGTCTATTCAGTACTGAATGCGCGCTACGCCAGCGCCTCGAATGCAAAATCGACGCGCAGCGCGATGGCGATGTATGGCGACACCCCGTCGACCACGCAGGTTGCCGCCGCCAACGGCGTGCAGCCCGCCGCGCCAATGGTCAATGGCGCGGCCTATCTCCAGACCTTCCCGGACTCGCGTTCAGTGACGCCGGTGAGTGCAACCCCGTCAACGGCCGTTGCCGACAGCGCGCCGACTGCACCTGCGTTTCGTTCGATCTATCAGCCCGGCGATGCGACGCAGCCGGTCTCGACGACGGTACAGAAATTGTGGGGCAATAACGCTTCGCTCACGTCGGTTGCGTCGGCGACGCCCGACGTGCGGCCGCCGCAGCCGCTCGATCTCTTCAGCGACCGCAGCGGCACGTTCTCGAGCTAG
- a CDS encoding DUF2336 domain-containing protein, whose translation MIVRQFINWIRTAPAGERAEATRALARAWLISDLSHDDRVAAEGALLMLLDDPSPLVRQAMAEAFARSADAPASIVRALSADQPTVALPVLEHSPLLIDADLVDIVATGNDEVQCAVARRIALPVSICAAIAEVGCAAASLELIENPHAELAPFSWTRIVERHGHLAAIREAMLVLDDIPAATRAALVAKLSETLAQFVVARNWLSADRAERMTSEARDRSTMNIAARSRGEDMQGLVKHLRVTGQLTAGLILRALLSSNLDLFDAALAELADLPLARVSALLHDRGGNSLHALLRRAGLPEATFAAFQVALDACHEQGFVDTDDTAARLRRRMVERVLTHCETDRGATEPLMVLLRRFATESAREEARLFCDEIVADDTIDPTYDDLIAA comes from the coding sequence ATGATTGTTCGGCAGTTCATCAATTGGATCAGGACCGCGCCCGCCGGTGAGCGGGCCGAGGCGACGCGGGCATTGGCCCGAGCCTGGCTGATCTCGGACCTTTCCCATGACGACCGCGTCGCCGCCGAAGGCGCGCTGCTGATGCTGCTCGACGATCCGTCGCCGCTGGTGCGGCAGGCGATGGCCGAGGCTTTTGCGCGCAGCGCGGATGCGCCGGCGTCGATCGTGCGGGCGCTGTCGGCGGATCAGCCGACCGTGGCGCTGCCCGTGCTCGAACACTCGCCGCTGCTGATCGACGCCGATCTCGTCGACATCGTCGCGACCGGCAATGACGAAGTGCAATGCGCGGTCGCCCGCCGCATCGCGCTGCCGGTCTCGATCTGCGCCGCCATCGCCGAGGTCGGCTGTGCGGCCGCGTCTCTCGAGCTCATTGAAAATCCCCACGCCGAGCTCGCGCCGTTCTCCTGGACGCGTATTGTCGAGCGTCACGGCCATCTCGCCGCGATCCGCGAGGCGATGCTCGTGCTGGACGACATTCCGGCCGCAACGCGTGCCGCATTGGTGGCAAAGCTGTCCGAGACGCTGGCGCAATTCGTCGTGGCGCGGAACTGGCTGAGTGCCGATCGTGCCGAGCGCATGACATCAGAGGCGCGTGACCGCTCCACCATGAACATCGCTGCGCGCTCGCGCGGCGAGGACATGCAGGGCCTGGTGAAGCATCTGCGTGTCACCGGCCAGCTCACCGCGGGCCTGATCCTGCGCGCGCTGCTGTCGAGCAATCTCGACCTGTTTGACGCCGCGCTCGCCGAGCTCGCCGACCTGCCGCTCGCGCGCGTCTCGGCGCTGCTGCACGACCGCGGCGGCAACAGCCTGCATGCGCTACTCCGTCGCGCCGGGTTGCCCGAGGCGACCTTCGCCGCGTTCCAGGTTGCGCTCGATGCCTGCCACGAGCAGGGCTTCGTCGATACCGACGACACCGCGGCCCGGCTTCGCCGGCGCATGGTCGAGCGCGTGCTCACCCATTGTGAGACCGACCGCGGCGCCACCGAGCCGCTGATGGTCCTGCTGCGTCGCTTCGCCACGGAATCCGCCCGCGAAGAGGCGAGGCTGTTCTGCGACGAGATCGTCGCGGATGACACGATTGACCCCACGTATGACGACCTGATCGCGGCGTAG